One region of Dysidea avara chromosome 1, odDysAvar1.4, whole genome shotgun sequence genomic DNA includes:
- the LOC136262814 gene encoding leucine-rich repeats and immunoglobulin-like domains protein 1, with the protein MYQLTIPVVQLSDEGWYCCVATNEDGSTEKCIWLDAKTPSTMTSSPMDLTIRAGSKYVNPLQCLATGMGLIHYQWEKYQPSDGSWIKPSNRVVNITSPQLIFSVIREEDEGVYHCIATNDDGSVVSDNATITVYGTCPTLANPANGRVIVVGQSAFYVCNTNYITVGNPFNSCVGGKWTSPPAICKLS; encoded by the exons ATGTATCAACTGACAATTCCTGTTGTGCAATTATCAGATGAAGGATGGTACTGTTGTGTGGCTACTAATGAAGATGGTAGCACTGAAAAATGTATTTGGTTAGATGCAAAAA CACCATCAACCATGACCAGTTCACCAATGGACCTCACCATTAGAGCAGGCAGTAAATATGTTAATCCGTTACAGTGCTTAGCTACAGGAATGGGTCTCATTCACTACCAGTGGGAGAAATATCAACCATCTGATGGTAGCTGGATAAAACCTTCCAATAGAGTTGTTAATATCACATCACCTCAACTGATATTTAGTGTGATCAGAGAAGAAGATGAAGGTGTCTATCATTGTATTGCTACTAATGATGATGGTAGTGTAGTATCTGATAATGCTACTATTACTGTGTATG GAACTTGTCCAACTCTTGCTAATCCTGCTAATGGAAGAGTGATTGTTGTGGGTCAGAGTGCATTTTATGTTTGCAATACCAACTACATTACAGTTGGTAATCCTTTCAACTCTTGTGTGGGTGGTAAGTGGACATCTCCACCAGCAATATGCAAACTATCCTAA